A portion of the Cryptomeria japonica chromosome 5, Sugi_1.0, whole genome shotgun sequence genome contains these proteins:
- the LOC131049759 gene encoding histone acetyltransferase MCC1 isoform X2, with the protein MFYLREGSENFVHTNNCGDFEQAEWMEQKHQEFFHSLMYEKVEGCSIQGNSATRSPSQSISEPCMGIKSIPSMVAPGVRRITHLPTIVYRPIGPSDLEVLKEIHQALFPIRYESEFFLNVVNGRGIVSWAAVDTSRPDAHGDELIGFVTARVVVASESEAEDMLGYDMVKTDRTLVYILTLGVIKPYRNLGIASALLWEVIEYASSIPSCRALYLHVISYNQSAILFYKKNSFQCLRKLQNFYYINGCHYDAYLYVYYVNGGRAPCSALDLLAAVGAYLKRLCHSLLAKFWRNEEKGTKYPKCKEVGGLLSSSRRLHVCDSNGCQCV; encoded by the exons GAGCAGAAACATCAGGAGTTTTTTCATAGCCTTATGTATGAAAAAGTTGAAGGATGTAGCATTCAGGGAAACTCAGCTACTAGATCACCTTCACAGAGCATTTCGGAACCTTGTATGGGGATAAAATCAATACCATCAATGGTAGCACCAGGAGTTCGAAGGATCACTCATCTACCAACAATTGTTTATAGGCCTATAGGGCCATCTGATTTGGAAGTTCTCAAGGAAATTCATCAGGCACTATTTCCAATAAG GTATGAATCAGAGTTTTTTCTAAATGTGGTTAATGGTCGAGGAATTGTATCATGGGCAGCAGTTGACACTAGTAGGCCTGATGCTCATGGAGACGAGCTTATTGGCTTTGTTACTGCACGAGTTGTGGTAGCATCAGAAAGCGAG GCAGAAGATATGCTGGGCTATGACATGGTTAAGACAGATCGAACTCTTGTGTATATACTAACTCTTGGTGTTATAAAACCTTATAGAAATCTTGGAATAG CTTCTGCACTGTTATGGGAGGTTATTGAGTATGCATCAAGCATTCCAAGTTGTCGAGCACTTTACTTACATGTCATCTCCTACAACCAGTCTGCTATTCTTTTTTACAAGAAGAACTCCTTTCAGTGTTTACGGAAGCTGcaaaatttttattatattaatggATGCCATTATGATGCCTACTTGTACGTGTATTATGTAAATGGTGGGCGAGCTCCTTGTTCAGCACT TGATTTGTTGGCAGCAGTTGGTGCTTATTTAAAGAGGCTTTGTCATTCTCTTCTAGCAAAATTTTGGAGGAATGAAGAAAAAGGCACAAAATATCCCAAATGTAAAGAAGTTGGTGGATTATTAAGCTCAAGTCGCCGGCTTCATGTCTGTGACAGTAATGGATGCCAATGTGTCTAA
- the LOC131049759 gene encoding histone acetyltransferase MCC1 isoform X4 has protein sequence MYEKVEGCSIQGNSATRSPSQSISEPCMGIKSIPSMVAPGVRRITHLPTIVYRPIGPSDLEVLKEIHQALFPIRYESEFFLNVVNGRGIVSWAAVDTSRPDAHGDELIGFVTARVVVASESEAEDMLGYDMVKTDRTLVYILTLGVIKPYRNLGIASALLWEVIEYASSIPSCRALYLHVISYNQSAILFYKKNSFQCLRKLQNFYYINGCHYDAYLYVYYVNGGRAPCSALDLLAAVGAYLKRLCHSLLAKFWRNEEKGTKYPKCKEVGGLLSSSRRLHVCDSNGCQCV, from the exons ATGTATGAAAAAGTTGAAGGATGTAGCATTCAGGGAAACTCAGCTACTAGATCACCTTCACAGAGCATTTCGGAACCTTGTATGGGGATAAAATCAATACCATCAATGGTAGCACCAGGAGTTCGAAGGATCACTCATCTACCAACAATTGTTTATAGGCCTATAGGGCCATCTGATTTGGAAGTTCTCAAGGAAATTCATCAGGCACTATTTCCAATAAG GTATGAATCAGAGTTTTTTCTAAATGTGGTTAATGGTCGAGGAATTGTATCATGGGCAGCAGTTGACACTAGTAGGCCTGATGCTCATGGAGACGAGCTTATTGGCTTTGTTACTGCACGAGTTGTGGTAGCATCAGAAAGCGAG GCAGAAGATATGCTGGGCTATGACATGGTTAAGACAGATCGAACTCTTGTGTATATACTAACTCTTGGTGTTATAAAACCTTATAGAAATCTTGGAATAG CTTCTGCACTGTTATGGGAGGTTATTGAGTATGCATCAAGCATTCCAAGTTGTCGAGCACTTTACTTACATGTCATCTCCTACAACCAGTCTGCTATTCTTTTTTACAAGAAGAACTCCTTTCAGTGTTTACGGAAGCTGcaaaatttttattatattaatggATGCCATTATGATGCCTACTTGTACGTGTATTATGTAAATGGTGGGCGAGCTCCTTGTTCAGCACT TGATTTGTTGGCAGCAGTTGGTGCTTATTTAAAGAGGCTTTGTCATTCTCTTCTAGCAAAATTTTGGAGGAATGAAGAAAAAGGCACAAAATATCCCAAATGTAAAGAAGTTGGTGGATTATTAAGCTCAAGTCGCCGGCTTCATGTCTGTGACAGTAATGGATGCCAATGTGTCTAA